In Desulforegula conservatrix Mb1Pa, the following are encoded in one genomic region:
- a CDS encoding ATP-binding cassette domain-containing protein yields the protein MPSPLIEIKDIKKSFGNLEVLRGVNMSINRGEITAIIGKSGEGKSVLLKHIIGLLQPDDGEIIFEGMPFSKINKKQLRQIWSKFSYVFQGNALFDSITIYDNIALPLSEKKLFKDKIIREKVFQRMEQLDIMGIEGKYPSQISGGMKKRVALARALITDPETVLFDEPTTGLDPIRKNAVHSMISDYQKKLGFTCVLVSHEIPDVFYIAQKVAMLDEGKIIYEGLSQNIFKDKNENIQEFIRGTECSHDDLTGLPPKCHGDRRFSEEIARLEFGQSAFSIVILTFESDNETTGFTGHEAIQALIRDFASGINKLLRITDICSRYGMNKIMILMPNTIIEEAKEICADIAKKVNPVDLIGTKTLSPVRFSIGAGFAQADSASDIEKLFESAETDSKKFYEISI from the coding sequence ATGCCTTCACCATTAATAGAAATAAAAGACATAAAAAAATCATTCGGGAATCTTGAGGTTCTCCGCGGCGTGAACATGTCCATAAACCGTGGCGAGATTACTGCCATAATAGGTAAAAGCGGCGAGGGCAAAAGCGTTCTTCTCAAGCATATCATTGGCCTGCTTCAGCCGGATGATGGTGAAATAATATTTGAGGGAATGCCCTTCAGCAAAATAAATAAAAAACAGCTCAGGCAGATATGGTCGAAATTCAGCTATGTTTTTCAGGGCAACGCTCTTTTTGATTCGATAACGATTTATGACAATATTGCGCTCCCTCTTTCAGAAAAAAAACTTTTCAAAGATAAAATTATCAGGGAAAAAGTTTTTCAGCGCATGGAACAATTGGATATCATGGGGATTGAAGGGAAATATCCTTCCCAGATATCAGGTGGAATGAAAAAAAGAGTGGCTCTTGCCCGGGCACTTATTACTGATCCGGAGACGGTTCTTTTTGATGAACCGACCACAGGGCTTGATCCCATAAGAAAAAATGCCGTGCACAGCATGATTTCGGATTACCAGAAAAAACTCGGGTTTACCTGCGTGCTCGTAAGCCATGAAATTCCTGATGTTTTTTATATCGCGCAAAAAGTGGCCATGCTTGATGAAGGCAAAATAATTTATGAAGGTCTGTCCCAGAATATTTTTAAAGACAAAAATGAAAACATTCAGGAGTTCATAAGGGGCACGGAATGCAGTCATGACGATTTGACAGGTCTCCCCCCCAAGTGTCACGGAGACAGAAGGTTCAGCGAGGAAATAGCGAGACTGGAATTTGGCCAGTCAGCCTTCTCAATTGTAATACTTACATTTGAATCAGATAATGAGACAACCGGATTTACTGGCCATGAAGCTATCCAGGCATTAATCAGGGATTTCGCATCTGGCATAAATAAGCTGCTCAGGATTACAGACATCTGCTCAAGATATGGGATGAACAAAATAATGATTTTAATGCCAAATACAATTATTGAGGAGGCAAAGGAAATCTGCGCTGATATTGCAAAGAAGGTCAATCCGGTTGATTTGATTGGTACAAAGACCTTATCTCCAGTCAGATTTTCAATCGGCGCAGGTTTTGCCCAGGCAGACTCCGCAAGTGATATTGAAAAGCTTTTTGAATCTGCTGAAACAGACAGTAAAAAATTTTATGAAATAAGCATATAA
- the mlaD gene encoding outer membrane lipid asymmetry maintenance protein MlaD — protein sequence MKKSYVEFTVGLFMLIGIISISYMAIKLGKMEMMDTDYYFLKARFQSVSGLKKGASVEMAGVEVGRVGDIAFDAKKQDAIVTLKITNTIPVSSDVIASVKTAGLIGDKFIKLTPGGAEDNLKSGDTINDTESALDIEELISKYVFGGV from the coding sequence ATGAAAAAAAGTTATGTTGAGTTTACAGTCGGCCTGTTCATGCTTATCGGAATAATAAGCATATCTTATATGGCCATAAAACTCGGGAAAATGGAAATGATGGATACGGATTACTATTTTCTCAAGGCCAGATTTCAGTCAGTCAGCGGTCTTAAAAAAGGAGCGTCTGTTGAAATGGCCGGTGTTGAAGTAGGCCGTGTGGGAGATATTGCCTTTGATGCTAAAAAGCAGGACGCAATAGTTACTCTTAAAATAACAAACACTATACCAGTATCAAGCGACGTAATAGCTTCAGTTAAAACAGCGGGGTTGATTGGTGACAAATTCATAAAACTAACTCCAGGAGGTGCGGAGGATAATCTTAAAAGCGGAGATACAATTAACGATACTGAGTCAGCGCTTGATATCGAAGAACTGATAAGCAAATATGTGTTCGGCGGAGTTTAG